The DNA segment actttttcttaataaaataatatatttaataacaaaataaaactattttgataaaaatacatgtatataaaaaagtataaaaccACAGTGTTGGTGAGACAAAGAGAATAATACTTTGGATTCAGTGGatacaaaaaattatactaaaaaGAGTCCATAAGATTCTATGATTAAGAAAAGATTAGAAATATTTGTGgaaacaatattattataaaaagaagACAAAAGAAGAACACATTCTTCTCTTACTGCATTGGAAGCATGAGCCATGGTGATATTAGGTTGTTTGTGGGGGGGTTTGAGGTTGCAATGGAGCATGACATTTGGAAATGTCGCAGAGAAAGAAAAAAGCAGTGTCGACAGAATCTTAATTACATAGGTATGGTATttgaagcagcacgagttgtcGTGAAATGAAATGACAGTGTTAAGTTGTAGTCGGTGGGTGAATTAATGGTGTGGGGTTGGAAATTGATAACAAAGAACAAAAAAGATGGTTGAATGGTTAATTACCCTTTATGATGAACCATATTTTAAGCCTGCCATGGAGGATTCTGTATTCAACATTCAACATTCAACATTCAACATGAACATTCAATGATGTTGAGCAGAGAAGCATAGAAGGAAGCTGAAAAGGTTAAGAGAAAAAGAAGCTTGCAAGTTAAAAACACCTTTCTTCTTTTACTACTTTCAGAGTTTCATCTCAGAAGTGATTCTGTTAACAACACTTAACTGATGTGAAAGAGTAAATGGAAATGAGAAATTATATGAAAAGTATTTATGATGGTTAAAAACTACTTTTTCTTGATATAAAAttatctattattttaaaaaaaatttaaaattaatcttaaaGCAATTATAAGAGttactttattttaatcattcatctttataaaatagttttcatGAATACTCAATGTTAATCATTAGATCTAAAACAAGTTTGTGAGTATTAGAGTAAtttaagatatttatttttatattttatcttgatGTTTCATCCTTTTctcattttaagaaaaatattacttttcttcacccttcattttttaatacaatGCTTCTGATAAATAactcataagaaaaaaaaatgaaagtgtaagaataagaattaaatttattagaatgggattttctatatttatacaTCAAAGAGAAATATGTTGGGCAATTAAAATATCTTGCTAACGTCTTCAGTAAGACGTGAAGTGGGCTTTTTTgctttttgttttctattttttgtaCAATGGTCATTTGACATTCGTTTCTGTACTTCTGtaatttctttttgcacctcTGTTGcaatataatgataaaaataaattttcaaaattattatgtttttccAAAAATGCAATCTAAAATGTATCAAGAAtactttcaaaatattaatcatTTTAAAGTATTCCacaataaaatttatcattataaaataatatttctagAATAATTTAAACCAAATTGCCAAATGTTGAAACAATAGATATGACAGATCCATGGCattgaaaaaatcattttatactTACGTTATAAGTTCCCTCGTTACCATTTTtggaggtgcaggaagtaattATGGAAGTGCATTATCTTTTCTTCTCCAATTAGAGTTTAAATGTTGAGTGGGTTCGAAGCCCATTGGGCTCATTTATAGCCATGTCACAATATTAGGAACACATTGAGCTTTAGTAAATATTAAGGGTTTTGTAACTGCACCTCCATATAATCTGAAAATCTACTtttatcctttttaaaattatattttagattgtacTGAAATATATTTTGTGTATTCTTAATTGTATATTCTCAAGtaaaaatatgtatttgatttttttaactctatttatattttatttgcattaatttcaaacataattaatttattttaaagatttttttggaattttataataaatactttatttaatgatttcttttaagagaaaaaatataaagcaagagaaaacatttcataataatGACAATATCTTACATATTAATAATCAAAAAATTTGTGTAATATCaattgttaaatttaaaaatataaaacctaAGCATTAAAAGATGATTCATGTCGCTTTTCCCGTATAACTCCTTAACATTTGGTATAAATGACCCCCTCATTTATGATGTCTCCGACTAGCTGCAATGCATTGAGTTTCGTCCCATGCTACAGTACATTCTACCACATGTTCATAGTTGATTATGCATTGTAGAATGTTGACGATCCTCTTGAATATACCTTGCATTCATTGAACCAATGCATTAAGcacttgaaaaataaaaacaaaaaatcatgataaaataataatggaAATAATTCACTAAACAAGCATGCTCATGTTTTGACAAGGATCTTGTTTGGCTATCCTTTATGTGCTTGATGACACGACAATATATATGATCGTGAAGAAGTGTGTAAGGATGTGACATCTATCTAAACCAGTGCATGTATTCGACTGCAAATGCTAATGGATGTGAAATTAGTGTCACACCGGTAACAACTGATCAATAAAGTGTGATCATCGATCATCAATGACAACAAATACACCTCCATTGAAAGGTAGGGGAAGCCGAGAAATCGACTGCTCATACCCAAATTAACACAAAACACCCTTGGGCAAATGAAATTGTGAGCATGTTCCAAACAAGGTATAATCCCAAGAACATGGTTATTACCTCAAACGATAGACTAGGTCGATGGTCATCTTAGGATATAGAGCATCGCAACATGGGTAAGACTATCGATTTGCACGTGCACAACACCAAGTGCACAAATATGACACTCAACAACATAATGACATGTTTGAGGGAGGATTTCCTTATATGCAACATTAAAAATGTGTTGCTTAAAAAAGACAGACAACATGTAAATAAGTGTTTCCTTAACCAATGTCAACATTTTACAAAATGTTGTCTAAAAATAGGCAACACTGAAAATGTGTTGCCTAAACATTAGACAAAAAATGTTGCCTAAGTTTTTCCGAAAAACATTGCATATTCTATCAATATAAAACAACGGTTGCAAAAAAGTGTTGCCTAAACCTAAGCCCACAACTATATATTCCGCACAAGTGTTGCCAAACTATTGCCTAAAGTTAAGGAAACACTTTTTCTACTTTAGAAAACAGTTTTTGGTTGTTGTCTAAGGTAAAAAATGGTGTAGTGATAATTTCCCAACAACAGGGAGATCGAGCAATGCAGACACATCACTCAAAGTGATGCTCACCAACAAGTTTGTGTCAGAGTGTTAGCTCTTAAGAAAGGCTAGTATAAGACCTTTATCAGCGATGTCATAACTAAGGTTGTATAGTGGCAATAATTCAATGTTAAGCACTATGGACTCAATTTAAGGATGATGGATCCCAAACTTATTGAGCTTGGGCCTGTTGGAGACCAACTTTAGTTCATATCGATCATTCTTGTCCCATTGTCTACATACCACGTGGTCGGCATAACTCTACAACAACGAAGTATCAATATATCTCTTAGGAAATCCTACTCCAATTTTCTCATCCTATCTTTTAGTAGATGGTGGCAACACATCACCATCAATGACAACAACAATAGCTTGTTTCTATCCTTTTTACAAACCGACGCTGCCAATCTCTGTCTAACTTATGATTTTGATGATGATCCACTTCTCATCTTGACTATATCTCTAGAAAAATAACAAACAatcaatcaataattttttaaaaattaatatatacatttctaattatacaatataaaatctatttatagattcataaatacattttaaattgtacaatttaaaaattcacaatctaaaaatcattttattttatacaatatttcataagttcaaattcaaaaatcaaattcCACCcagaaacataaaataaaaaatacaccaTAAATACTcacattttcaattaaaatacaATAACGACGCTCAATAAACTTCTAATAACCTCTCTTACTCACaaacaaaggaagaaaaatctaaaaaaagtGCATACAAAGGGTCAAGCAGGATTTAATGGGAAGTAGAAAAGaaagttatttaaatataaatataaaaaaggcaaattttatgttttcacaataaatatataaatatgacgATGCAATTGAATTTTACGAGATACAAACTTCAAAACCCAAATATTAACACCgtaatgaacaaaattatatgcATCCAAAtgacttaatatatatatttttaatatatacacaaaaaagttaataaataaaaatcaatcttaaaaattaaaataattagttatattgattaaattagatattattttataaattaaaaaaaattgatatttaaaataatatttattattaataaaaatttataaaaaaaaattcaaattaacattaattatcaaaattttaattactaactactgtatattttaaagtagtatctattaatattttaaaatctaaaatattaataattaaaattttataactaatttagataccataaatttatattatattatgtaaaaaaattgagatgaaaaatttatttaaagtaataagaattattttaataaaagttaatcACTAAGGAAATTGGtagataataataatgaaaatatacaCATTTATGCCATTAAAACTTGTTTTGCGCCGACGAAGTCAAcacaatacaaaataatatatatatatatatatagttttagtTTAAGGAGACAAATATTCTTCATATGATACAATAATAGGATTATTATGAATATCAAACTTCTTTTTGactttttttaaagtattaaaTCAATTGAATgtctaaaatttgaattatacatattttctttatattaatttttttttaaagttgagGAATTGAATTTGTgctatataattatttttctctgtACCGCAGTTGCTTTTATTATGCCTTTCACGAAATACTTTTTTTAAGCATATTTAAACTTGTCAACGGTAATCACTCGTTAAGAAAAATGTACTTAAagacatttattaagaaaataaaaatagaattattaaagagcatttatcatataaattaattcagtatttatttaaacaattaaataattaatatatttctatattaaatattaaatgtttGTCAATCAATTcccttaaatatatttttctatacaCCCAAAATAGAGATGATGGGCATTCTCaggttattaataataatttgttgttcttctctctctgatttttatttatcaGTCTTTAACTCCAATAAAGTGTTTTACTTCTTTGCCTATATCATTGTATCAACAAATGCAGATACATGTGTTTAAGATATtggaaaaacaaatttaaaaaatcattaaaacatcatttatttaatattaattatttttgttgagatacttttttatattaaaaattcattAAGATATTACCAAAGAAATgtagaaattatttaatacttgtctttttaaaattattaaaaatatttaattatatagtatttttttttctgattgtGTTTGAGATATTATGAAATACTAAATGTAGACACTTCTTTCAAAATgagattcaaattttaaattaatctattTCATTACATTTGTCCTCTCTAATGATATAAAGAGTGATTTTTTACTCAAACAAATTATATACTAACCATTCATCTTTTATACAAAACAATTCTTTCTCTGTCGGGTTAAACTAAAACACCAGGAATTAGTCTCACAATCTTTTTCAAATAGtgaaaatttctttaaaaatgcAAAGAAAAGTAATATAATACCATATTATATTACCAAGCTATAAAAaagatcaaatatatttttaatctttcttaaattgtttactttttaaatttctcTAAATTTGAAACgtactatttttatttctctgtctgatttaaacattttattaaaAGAGAATTTAGTTCTAGATAAcggttaaaacatttaaaaatttaaaaatttaaaagtccaaaactaaatattattttaaaaagaaactgAACTTCATATATTTGTAATAGAGAAAAACCATATTtgacttgtaaaaaaaaaaaaaaaagcaatgtCTCTCCATGCATTATAGTGAATATTACTTCATAAACTCATACCCACATTTCCTCCTAAATCTTGATTCTTCCCCCAATTTCTCACCTTCCATTCTTCATACATTTTCTTCACACACTCTCTCTCCCTTTCTATCTCTCTTTCTATCAAGAGAATTCCTTATCAAAGGTTAACCCTTTTTTCTGTAAACTTGTCATCtcctttaaattttaaacaccAAACTTATCAGATAATTTTTTTGAAGATTTTATCTTGAATCCTCCACCCCAATTGCCAACTAACTAGTCCATTGACTAGAACATCTGGTTAGTTATTTTGAAGCCATGTTTTCTCTCTATCtgtgtattttctttttcaactaACCTTTTGTATCGTTAGCATGTGATGTGTCACACAAAAAATAACGTTGaagattctttttttcttttctggtCCAAAGGAATTCTGAGAAATTTTTCTGACATTCTTGGCATGGCCTCTGCATAAGTGTTTGTGTGGTTCAACAATAGAAAATTCTGAGTGAATTTGGGTTTGATTTTGGTCAAACGAATGAGATCTTGATGAGGGTCAGAACTACTTTGTTTGTGCTACTCTTGTTGACATTCCTCCTTTGTGTATCACTTTCAAGTGCTCAACTCCCACCTGATGTTGTTGTCTCAGCTCGTTCATTAGATGTTCATCTTCAAGATTTGGCCTTTAAGGCTCTTTTCCGTCCAAGAACTGGGGTGTCTTATGATGCTCAAGTCCCCACCAACCTGACAGGGATAAAAGTTTCAGCAATGAGGCTTAAGAGTGGTAGTTTGAGGACCAGGGGTGTTCTTAGCTACAAAGAATTTGAGATCCCCGTTGGGGTTGTGGAGAACCCTTATGTGGAAAGGCTTGTCTTGGTGTACCAGAACTTGGGAAATTGGTCTGATACCTTTTACCCTCTACCTGGTTATTCATATTTGACTCCTGTTTTGGGCCTCTTGGCCTATAATGGTGAGAATTTGTCTGCTTCAGTTTCACATGAATTGGATATAAAGGCCTCTGATAAACCAGTTTTGGTTCATTTCCCTAATGTTAAACCAGTACCAATGGGGGTGTTGGTCAAGTGTGTGTATTTTGATTTACATGGTTCTGTGCACTTTGACATCCTATTACCTGGAAATGTGTGTTCAACAGTGCAACAAGGGCACTTCTCCATAGTTGCAGGATCAAAGACCCCATCACCAGCACCTTATGGTTTTGGGAAAGTTCAATTTGGTGAGAAGAATCAGAAAAAATTGAAGTCTGTGCTGTGGATTGGTGGGATTTTGTTGCTGATGATTATTTTGGGACTATTGGTTGTTGGAGTGAGAAGACACAAAAAAGGGTCAAGGGTACAAAAATTGGATTGTGTAGCCGAAAACAATGAAATCTTGGACGTGACTTCTATTGGTGACATCAAAGTACCACTTGCATTTGGGACTCGAACACGACCAGTGATAGAACATGAGTACTTTGCTTAGATTCAGggcatttttgttttttctcttcGAATTAGACAATTTATTCGGCATTAGTTCAAATTGATCTCTTAAAATGTTCGGTTAATTCTTGTGGTGTCAATGCTGTTGAAATGtacaattatatctttcataTTGATCTTTTATGCTAGTTTATGCATGAAGTTTGAATTAAACCTTTTTTATTGACCTTCTAGGCACTGAAATGAGTAGTTGcttattattttagtaaacAAATTTGACATTTGTGATGCTAGTGAAATAcagttattttcattttcagatGTTCAGTTCATTCTTGATGGTTTCAATTCATTTGATTTATTAGCTTAAATTGAAatgtacctttttttttttatctctaatatATAAAGTTTTTAGTATTCTTCATCTCTAATATATTATGTTAGATCTAATGGCACCACcaccaacaaaaaaaaaagactgaAATATTATATGAGATTCACACTGAAATGTTAGTGTAAATTGTTTTGTTGGATAAACAAcgagttattttatatttatatactttagaatataaatataattattttttttatatgagtATACTACTTTACTATACACACATGCTTTGTTAATTTGTTAATATGAGAATGTCTcgctgaaaataaaaataataaattttattaattaaatttacttATATATAGAATTGAGAATGAGTTTTCTATTATTGAATAGTCTTGAAATTTTCGCTTAATACTTCTTAAATTGGTATGTTAAAATGTTCTTAGTGAGAGTGTGGAATGTATATATAAAAGGTTATCTAATAATCAAGTTacttgatatttaaagtaataaGCATTGAAAACGAGATCATGTGATGTTCACTCATTCATAGAGGTGGACAAGAGCATTGTTCATACCAAACCCGAATTATCTAGTCTTTTTTAGGTTAATATCTAACTATTCAGATTGattgaataatttaattagtCTTTATACGTTGTTAAGGTTCATTATGATTTTGGTAAAATGTTTTAGGTATATGATTAATATTGAGATGCACGATATGATAAATGTATGACTTATGAATCATAGATGGATTGCTCATATACATTTATGTGTGTGTATGCAAATGAGGTTTGACCCTAAATAAGTGGTAATAAACATAACATTCACGCTAATAAAGAAATGTTGACTTCATTGTTGTCTAGCCGCGTAGACAACAAAACTTTAGATAGTGAGAAGCTGAAGGAGATTTATATTTAACTTGGTAGCATGTGCACATTTGATTTGGTAGCATATACTTTGTGTCACCCTGACATAAGGAACATAAGCCAGTTAAGGTTTAGTGGGTTTATAATATATCACATGTTAACCTTTAGTGAGACTTGCTTATTATTGTTTTAGAGTCTTTTGGATGAGGCGTTGCATTTAGTAAGTAACTAAATTTGATTTCACTAACATTCATATACATCAACATCAACTTCTTTTATGtatgatgaaaaaataaatacaattaaaatatGCTTTGTTTTTGTTAACTCACCCTTAGCTTGTTTTTGTGTTAACTACTATGAACATAATAATGCTGAAACAAACTTTATTGTAGGTAGTGGTGGAAGTGGACTGATTTATAAAAGatctattttttatacaattttttttattatatatatatatttaaagaattttttcGAGTTTTGTAATTGTATGACTATATGTAATATGTGTCGTTTATGATTGGCATGATAAACGAtgaatcaataattttttttatggattaaGTCACTAGTAAATATAAAGTTACCATTCAATAAGCTTTTAAAGGGAGAAACAACTTGTAAAATCACAACCGAAATTCACAAATtttagtgatatatatatatgtatatagaaAAGCTAATAATATTGCATCTTTGGGAAAAAAGTGTTCTTTTACAGTAAAAAGTTTAAATGTCACTGGCCCAAACATTTTTCAAAGTCTCATAAGAATAAATGGCCAACTGCCTATACGAATCCATGCAACACAGTCAATTTACTCTTAtgaaaaaaatggaaaagaaaTTTTAAGTGTTGTACGTCTTATTGTTAAGTTTTATAagttgtaattttaaaaattaaattgatacAGAATCAAAGATGATTTTGgtataatattaaagaaataactTATATTCTTTACTCATTCATAAactaaatagtttttttcccgTTCTGTAGAAAGATTAAATTGGCATTCTCACATATTAAAAACCTAATTAAACAATTACCCGTTTTATAGTTAATTTTATAGCCACTAGTTAATATATCCTAAATTTAAACTTTGTTGTCATCACCgtatataaaaaacaattaagttTCTAAATGACCACacataaaaataagaaaacagtTACAAATATTCACTGATAGAACATATAAAACGGTTCAGGAACctgtttaatttatttgaaaaatataaaattatattgaaagAATTTAAAGTAgactataatatatttaaaaataggtTAAAGTTTTATAATGGTAGTA comes from the Phaseolus vulgaris cultivar G19833 chromosome 8, P. vulgaris v2.0, whole genome shotgun sequence genome and includes:
- the LOC137824467 gene encoding uncharacterized protein, whose amino-acid sequence is MRVRTTLFVLLLLTFLLCVSLSSAQLPPDVVVSARSLDVHLQDLAFKALFRPRTGVSYDAQVPTNLTGIKVSAMRLKSGSLRTRGVLSYKEFEIPVGVVENPYVERLVLVYQNLGNWSDTFYPLPGYSYLTPVLGLLAYNGENLSASVSHELDIKASDKPVLVHFPNVKPVPMGVLVKCVYFDLHGSVHFDILLPGNVCSTVQQGHFSIVAGSKTPSPAPYGFGKVQFGEKNQKKLKSVLWIGGILLLMIILGLLVVGVRRHKKGSRVQKLDCVAENNEILDVTSIGDIKVPLAFGTRTRPVIEHEYFA